A part of Oncorhynchus clarkii lewisi isolate Uvic-CL-2024 chromosome 17, UVic_Ocla_1.0, whole genome shotgun sequence genomic DNA contains:
- the LOC139371245 gene encoding LOW QUALITY PROTEIN: transcription initiation factor TFIID subunit 4-like (The sequence of the model RefSeq protein was modified relative to this genomic sequence to represent the inferred CDS: deleted 1 base in 1 codon) has translation MAAGSDLLDEVFFNAEVDEKVVRDLVGSLESEFSGHESPEASSQTVAKHMASSGTGFNANVQQNKRGLAQEVAKAGAGVQGGVIISNTWSQGSAMDASSSESDSSARHGQGKTVAVSASIITPLPNHGGKVASSATQTLNGGSLMNCHNSGSAVSLTGTPLSSSCTSSGNASVAVTVVNNGPGLSKGHASAVMPPSLNTTITQTSFVNSQNVVTSSHAASLGTGSAISHIVRPSMQTAGSGTANGPNAGLPFDCLNNGQSPTSVAVSAGSHMIMAEAPKTSIQTASCAVTNPSFQSAPRASTPVTVAASPGGSRSIAQQVLAPRHPQTSPNQPNVQNIQLPPGMVLVRSESGQLLMIHQQTLAQMQSQSQSQGVMAPRPATPTSTPPFQITSVQAPGTPILTRQVTPTTIIKQGSPVPTSAPVTTTLQRPPVLQSPMIVVGAAAGTSMGTALPGATQRTVTASPGTTVTLATETMENVKKCKNFLSTLIKLASSGKQSSETAANVKDLVKDLLEGKIEVEDFTNRLYRELNSSPQPYLVPFLKRSLPALRQLTPDSAAFIQHSGLQQQVSATTPTTVVLDSPALRPAAPTIRPHLQPVISKQGLTTPMVLQPRQQGAMVRPLQMTPMVTLRGPPPHSHIMLGQPQVQLKQLQTVPVVNPGVLTGSKSSPVAASLATVVQKNKLKEAGGTFRSAMDDDDINDVASMAGVNLSEESARILATNSELVGAVTRSCKDEAFLHTATLTSRILEIGKKFGVSDLGPEVVNYVSHASQTRLQNLLEKVSEVAQQRNINFKEDSRYEQTSDMRAQIKFFEQLDQMEKQRKEEQEREILMKAAKSRSRQEDPEQLRLKQKAKEMQQQELFQLRQKEANLTALAAIGPRKKRKMEAAAAAAGAEGSGSSPAASGSGSSGASRQFIRQRITRVNLRDLLFCLENERDTSHSHLLYKGFLK, from the exons ATGGCGGCAGGCTCCGATTTGCTAGATGAGGTTTTCTTTAACGCTGAGGTGGACGAGAAAGTAGTTCGTGATCTTGTGGGGTCTCTTGAGTCCGAGTTTTCGGGTCACGAGAGCCCTGAGGCAAGTAGCCAGACAGTCGCTAAACACATGGCCAGTTCCGGGACAGGGTTTAATGCTAATGTCCAGCAGAACAAACGGGGACTTGCTCAAGAGGTTGCAAAAGCAG GGGCTGGAGTGCAA GGGGGTGTCATTATTAGTAATACGTGGTCCCAGGGTTCAGCTATGGATGCCTCATCAAGTGAGTCGGACTCATCGGCACGACACGGCCAAGGAAAGACCGTTGCTGTCAGTGCCAGTATAATAACTCCTCTCCCAAACCACGGGGGGAAAGTAGCCTCTTCCGCAACTCAAACTTTGAATGGAGGCAGTTTAATGAACTGTCACAATTCAGGAagcgctgtctctctcactgggaCACCGCTGTCAAGTAGTTGCACGAGTAGCGGCAATGCCTCCGTAGCTGTCACAGTTGTCAACAACGGGCCGGGGTTGTCAAAAGGACATGCGAGCGCAGTAATGCCACCTTCATTGAACACCACTATCACCCAGACATCATTCGTGAACTCTCAGAATGTTGTCACCTCGTCTCACGCTGCGAGTCTGGGCACTGGATCTGCCATATCACATATTGTGAGGCCATCTATGCAAACTGCGGGATCGGGTACAGCGAATGGTCCTAATGCGGGATTGCCTTTCGATTGCCTGAACAATGGTCAGTCGCCCACGTCTGTGGCTGTCAGTGCGGGGTCGCACATGATCATGGCAGAGGCGCCCAAAACAAGCATACAGACTGCTTCATGTGCTGTAACGAACCCGTCGTTCCAGAGCGCACCGAGGGCTTCCACTCCGGTGACAGTGGCTGCGAGCCCGGGAGGGAGCCGTTCTATCGCGCAACAGGTGTTGGCGCCTCGGCACCCCCAGACATCCCCGAACCAGCCCAACGTTCAGAACATCCAGCTTCCCCCAG GTATGGTCCTGGTGCGCAGTGAGAGTGGGCAGCTGTTGATGATCCACCAGCAGACCCTGGCTCAGATGCAGTCCCAGTCCCAATCCCAGGGAGTCATGGCCCCCCGCCCAGCCACCCCCACCAGCACTCCTCCTTTCCAGATCACCTCAGTCCAG GCTCCTGGAACGCCCATCCTCACTAGGCAGGTGACTCCCACCACTATCATCAAGCAGGGCTCACCTGTGCCAACCTCTGCTCCTGTCACCACCACACTCCAGAGGCCTCCTGTCCTACAG AGTCCCATGATCGTGGTAGGGGCTGCTGCAGGCACTTCTATGGGGACAGCGCTACCAGGGGCCACCCAGAGGACCGTCACCGCATCACCCGGGACCACTGTCACCTTGGCAACG GAGACGATGGAGAATGTGAAGAAATGCAAGAACTTCCTGTCTACATTAATCAAGCTGGCGTCCAGCGGGAAGCAGTCCTCAGAGACTGCCGCCAACGTTAAAGACCTGGTCAAAGATCTCCTG GAAGGGAAGATTGAAGTTGAGGACTTCACCAACAGGTTATACAGAGAGCTCAACTCCTCACCTCAGCCTTACCTCGTGCCTTTCCTCAAG aggAGCCTTCCTGCTCTGCGGCAGCTCACCCCAGACTCAGCAGCCTTCATCCAGCACAGTGGGCTCCAGCAGCAGGTCTCTGCCACCACCCCTACCACTGTGGTACTGGACAGCCCAGCCCTGCGCCCTGCAGCCCCAACCATCAGACCACACCTCCAGCCTGTCATCAGCAAACAGGGGCTGACTACCCCAATG GTGCTCCAGCCTCGGCAGCAGGGGGCAATGGTAAGGCCTCTTCAGATGACCCCCATGGTGACCCTCAGAGGTCCGCCCCCCCACAGTCACATCATGCTGGGACAGCCACAGGTGCAGCTCAAACAGCTACAGACAG tccctgtagTGAATCCTGGAGTGTTGACTGGATCTAAGTCGTCTCCTGTTGCTGCCTCTCTGGCCACTGTAGTTCAGAAGAACAAGCTGAAGGAAGCTGGGGGCACGTTCAGGTCAGCTAT GGATGACGATGACATCAATGATGTGGCATCTATGGCTGGGGTTAACCTGTCTGAGGAGAGTGCCCGTATCCTGGCAACCAACTCCGAGCTGGTGGGAGCGGTGACACGGTCCTGTAAGGACGAGGCCTTCCTCCATACCGCCACACTGACCAGTAGAATACTGGAAATAG GTAAGAAGTTTGGTGTGAGTGATCTGGGGCCGGAGGTAGTGAACTACGTGTCCCACGCCTCCCAGACCAGGCTGCAGAACCTGTTGGAGAAAGTCTCTGAGGTGGCCCAGCAGAGGAACATCAACTTCAAG GAGGACAGTCGGTACGAGCAGACGAGCGACATGCGAGCCCAGATCAAGTTCTTTGAGCAGCTGGatcagatggagaaacagaggaaagaggagcaggagagagagattctgATGAAGGCAGCAAAG TCTCGTTCTCGTCAAGAAGACCCTGAGCAGCTGCGGTTGAAACAGAAGGCCAAAGAG ATGCAGCAGCAGGAGCTGTTTCAGTTGAGACAGAAGGAAGCTAACCTGACGGCGCTGGCAGCCATCGGCCCCAGGAAGAAGAGGAAAATGGAGGCTGCAGCCGCTGCAGCTGGAGCTGAG ggctcAGGGTCCAGTCCCGCTGCGTCTGGTAGTGGTAGTTCAGGAGCATCCAGACAGTTTATCCGCCAGCGCATCACTCGTGTCAACCTCAGGGACCTGCTCTTCTGtttggagaatgagagagacaccAGTCATTCCCATCTCCTCTACAAAGGCTTCCTCAAATAG